A stretch of the Enterobacter mori genome encodes the following:
- a CDS encoding aminotransferase-like domain-containing protein codes for MKKYQRLAQQIISQIELGVWLPGDKLPSLREQVASSGMSFMTVGHAYQMLESQGRIVARPQSGYYVASRPTAQQPAPPAQVMRDEVVDINTYIFDVLQASRDPSVVPFASAFPDPRLFPLQQLNRSLANVSKTATAMSVIENLPPGNVDLRHAIARRYAQQGMNISPEEIVITAGALEALNLSLQAVTEPGDWVIVENPCFYGALQALERLKLKALSIATDVREGIDLNALEQALNDYPVKACWLMTNSQNPLGFTLSTEKKAQLVALLRKHNVTLIEDDVYSELFFGREKPLPAKAWDRQDMTLHCSSFSKCLVAGFRIGWVAAGKHARRIQQLQLMSTLSTSSPMQLALVDYLATKRYDAHLRRLRRTLAERKQQGWQSLLRHMPAGVKIHHNDSGYFLWLELPAQLDAGLLSEKALVHHISIAPGKMFSTSDSWTPFFRFNTSWSWGEREEQAVIQLGKLISEMLE; via the coding sequence ATGAAAAAATACCAGCGTCTGGCGCAACAAATTATCTCGCAGATTGAGCTTGGCGTATGGCTGCCGGGCGATAAGCTGCCTTCGCTGCGAGAGCAGGTGGCGAGCAGCGGCATGAGTTTTATGACCGTGGGCCACGCTTATCAGATGCTGGAAAGCCAGGGGCGCATTGTCGCCAGACCGCAATCGGGCTATTACGTTGCCTCGCGCCCGACTGCTCAACAGCCTGCTCCTCCGGCTCAGGTGATGCGCGATGAAGTGGTCGACATCAACACCTATATCTTTGACGTGCTGCAGGCCAGCCGCGATCCCTCCGTCGTGCCCTTTGCTTCCGCATTTCCCGATCCGCGCCTCTTTCCGCTTCAGCAGCTTAATCGCTCGCTGGCGAACGTCAGTAAAACCGCCACCGCGATGAGCGTGATTGAAAACCTGCCGCCGGGTAACGTCGATCTTCGCCACGCCATTGCCCGCCGCTACGCGCAGCAGGGGATGAACATCTCGCCTGAAGAGATTGTCATTACCGCAGGCGCGCTTGAGGCGCTGAATCTTAGCCTGCAGGCCGTCACCGAACCCGGTGACTGGGTGATCGTTGAAAATCCTTGTTTTTATGGTGCTCTCCAGGCGCTGGAACGCCTGAAGCTGAAGGCCCTGTCAATAGCGACCGACGTGCGCGAGGGGATCGACCTGAATGCCCTTGAACAGGCCCTGAATGATTATCCGGTAAAAGCCTGCTGGTTAATGACCAACAGTCAAAACCCGCTTGGCTTCACGCTGAGCACGGAGAAAAAGGCGCAGCTGGTGGCGCTGCTCAGGAAGCATAACGTCACCCTGATTGAGGACGACGTTTACAGCGAACTCTTTTTTGGCCGTGAAAAACCGCTTCCAGCCAAGGCCTGGGACAGGCAGGACATGACGCTGCACTGCTCCTCATTTTCAAAATGTCTGGTGGCCGGTTTTCGCATCGGATGGGTGGCGGCGGGAAAACATGCGCGCCGCATTCAGCAGCTGCAGCTCATGAGCACCTTATCAACCAGCTCACCCATGCAGCTGGCGCTGGTGGATTATCTGGCGACTAAACGGTATGACGCCCATCTTCGCCGCCTGCGCCGCACGCTGGCCGAGCGCAAACAGCAGGGGTGGCAGTCGCTTTTGCGCCATATGCCTGCTGGCGTCAAAATCCATCACAACGACAGCGGCTATTTTTTATGGCTGGAACTTCCGGCGCAGCTGGATGCCGGGTTGCTTAGCGAGAAAGCATTAGTCCACCACATCAGCATAGCCCCAGGAAAGATGTTTTCAACGTCAGACAGCTGGACGCCGTTT
- the ymcF gene encoding cold shock small protein YmcF — protein sequence MTSYIHFRCPCCHGSQYRTSVFDVSEKNPHGAKCIFCKSSMVTLDHLAAARSAQSHNTEYRK from the coding sequence ATGACTTCTTATATCCATTTTCGCTGCCCATGCTGTCATGGCTCGCAGTACCGTACTTCAGTTTTTGATGTGTCTGAGAAAAATCCTCACGGCGCGAAATGCATTTTTTGCAAATCGTCGATGGTTACTCTCGACCATCTGGCCGCAGCACGTTCTGCCCAGAGCCATAACACTGAGTACCGAAAGTAA